A stretch of DNA from Mucilaginibacter daejeonensis:
CGGTCATGAATGCGCTGATCAACCATACGGATATGTTCAACAGCTATGTGGCTATTGACCCTAGCATGTGGTGGCATGATCAAAAGCTGCTGAACGAGTCGGTAGCGGCGTTCAAAGATAAGCGTTTTGCGGGCAGGTCATTGTTCATCGGCATAGCCAACACCGCGCGCATGGATACCTCACGCGTGCGGCGTGACACATCGGTCAAGACCCTTCATGAGCGGTCGATCTTAAGGTTGAAAGAGATCCTGCAAAGCAACGCCGGTAACCAACTGCAGTTCGCCAGTAAGTACTATCCAAATGATGATCACGGTAGTGTGCCGTTCATTGCCGAGTATGATGCCTTTCGCTTTATCTTCAAAAATTATCCTGTACCTGCGGCCTTGCAGGCGCAGCTGACCGACCCCACCACGGGCACGCTACCTGTAAAGGCGCTTGCCGAGCATTACCGCGATCTATCGCGCCGAATCGGCTACACCATTAACCCTCCCGGAGATAAGATCAATGAGATAGGGCATTATCTGCTCAAGAATGAAACGGCCGACAAAGCTTTCAGCCTGTTCATGCTTAACATCAACAATTATCCTAACAGCGCACGTGTTTATGCGGCCATGGGCGACTATTATGCCTTTAAAAAGAACAACGCTAACGCTATGTTGTATTATCGTAAGGCCCTTACCTTGAAAAAGGATAAAGAGATCGAGGATAAACTGGAAGCGCTGATGCCAAAGAAATGACCGGCCGCCACATCAACTGTTGTGATGCGCTTGTTATAGGGAAGCTGCTGACAGATATCCCGCAGATTTTGCCCATATTTAACCTTTACTAAACAAACTACCAGCAGTTGATCGCTTTGAACGTTATCAGGTCGGCCAGTACGATCGTTTTATTAGCCAGTGTGATACCGCTGATCCGCAGTGATCATTGGACGTTCAGGGTGTTCGAGTACCCACGGCTGCAAAAGCTGTTCCTGAACGCAGTGCTTATGGCACTCATGCTCACGGTATACTTTCCGCATACCGTTTTTGATACGGTGCTGCTGTCGGCGCTCGCGGTCAATCTGGTGTATCTGGGCTACCTGGTGCTGCCGTTCACGGTGTTGGCCAAAAAGCAGCTGGTATCGAGCACGCGACCGGCCGACGATAACAACATCAAGGTGCTGATCGCCAATGTATACCAGGATAACCGTCGCTCCAACGCTTACCAGCAACTGATCGATCAGTGCACACCCGATGTGATCCTGATGGTGGAGACCGATACCTGGTGGGAGCAGCAAATGGCCACCATTGAGACCAATTACCCGCATCAGATCAAGATGCCGCTCAATAATACTTACGGCATGTTGCTATACTCGCGCCTGGAACTGGCAGATGGCAGCGTGAACTTTTTGGTAGAGGACGACATCCCATCCATCGAGGTGAACGTGAAGCTGCGGTCGGGACAGTTGGTCAAATTATATTGCCTGCACCCAAAACCGCCGGTACCGCAAGAGAATCCACGTTCTACCGAGCGCGATAAGGAGATACTGATGGTAGCCGAAAAGGCTAAACGGTCAGACCTGCCGGTCATGGTGATGGGCGATCTTA
This window harbors:
- a CDS encoding alpha/beta hydrolase-fold protein, with the translated sequence MTIKRLFLALLLLVGLSAGAQTIRNDQYIIGTVDTLRSQILNETRNIGIYVPKGANDSSFARKRYPVVYLLDGDSHFMSVAGMIQQLSQVNGNTVLPEMIIVAIPNTDRVRDLTPTNSLSYMGKNEPGFKTSGGGESFLQFMQKELMPYIDAKYPTAPYKMLIGHSFGGLTVMNALINHTDMFNSYVAIDPSMWWHDQKLLNESVAAFKDKRFAGRSLFIGIANTARMDTSRVRRDTSVKTLHERSILRLKEILQSNAGNQLQFASKYYPNDDHGSVPFIAEYDAFRFIFKNYPVPAALQAQLTDPTTGTLPVKALAEHYRDLSRRIGYTINPPGDKINEIGHYLLKNETADKAFSLFMLNINNYPNSARVYAAMGDYYAFKKNNANAMLYYRKALTLKKDKEIEDKLEALMPKK
- a CDS encoding endonuclease/exonuclease/phosphatase family protein, encoding MNVIRSASTIVLLASVIPLIRSDHWTFRVFEYPRLQKLFLNAVLMALMLTVYFPHTVFDTVLLSALAVNLVYLGYLVLPFTVLAKKQLVSSTRPADDNNIKVLIANVYQDNRRSNAYQQLIDQCTPDVILMVETDTWWEQQMATIETNYPHQIKMPLNNTYGMLLYSRLELADGSVNFLVEDDIPSIEVNVKLRSGQLVKLYCLHPKPPVPQENPRSTERDKEILMVAEKAKRSDLPVMVMGDLNDVAWSYTTELFCKISGLLDPRRGRGFFNSFNAKYFFLRFPLDHIFCSTDFSLTSIRRMPHCGSDHFPMCVNLRYTPAAVNRNEELEVTAEDQELAREKINADTDTE